In Thermosphaera sp., a genomic segment contains:
- a CDS encoding archaeosortase/exosortase family protein: protein MSRVEEVLRYRANVTIGFSIIMMILSLFLTTIYKNYSQGITKLMLVEEYSYLIPVIVSTINTLYLSLRQVGFSYSVRISKIILSLCFISLSLIFYLTSYLVIELQMQLLGFSFSWLFLSLVILVYDPNRPVDLIPLASIFFLTPIPTFIIDSFTPPLSRVVGWVAAFTTGSMYVEGPGFSQIVVETHKGSVSLSVEVACTGIVTISTILSVFPILLYLTVASTGGARKKVYASVASLLTSLLIGFAGNVLRVILVIIAVKLIDPETGLTLFHYSPSIIYASVSAATAVVIIRKILGPRVFQFKIPLHIEGVSPRVMIASLLLAMTISITYMGILKHVEAVSTYPNNEAEILVDSLNDLLNSPSKYLLNSSDVTFVKESYDDFLTRVLGALKVFRITFLVNKSVTYTGYIEIVDTPARLHTWQFCLTLQGFKIVDSWTRSIEGESISFIRVWDGVNHYLLSYVLRKVMIKVEGENIPIYFRLSIFAPIPASNTDIVENEAVRLFSSLWITSGGSSPTKFEMLHYATLAYYVTTISAIAYFLIMVTSLIINTWRKSRR, encoded by the coding sequence ATGTCGAGAGTAGAAGAAGTTTTAAGATACAGGGCGAACGTCACTATAGGATTCTCCATAATCATGATGATACTCTCCCTTTTCCTAACAACTATTTACAAAAACTACTCTCAAGGTATAACCAAGCTCATGCTCGTGGAGGAATATAGCTATCTCATTCCCGTAATAGTATCCACTATAAACACGCTCTACTTGAGTCTACGACAAGTTGGTTTCTCCTACAGCGTGCGCATAAGTAAAATTATACTATCGCTGTGTTTTATCTCGCTTTCCCTCATCTTTTACTTGACCTCGTACCTCGTGATTGAATTGCAGATGCAACTTCTGGGTTTCAGTTTTTCATGGCTTTTTCTATCACTCGTGATCTTGGTGTACGATCCAAACAGGCCCGTGGATCTGATCCCCCTTGCATCAATATTCTTCCTAACGCCCATCCCTACTTTCATCATAGACAGTTTCACTCCGCCTTTATCAAGGGTGGTCGGTTGGGTCGCTGCTTTTACTACGGGGTCCATGTATGTTGAGGGCCCCGGGTTCTCTCAAATAGTAGTTGAAACACATAAGGGATCCGTATCCCTCAGTGTTGAGGTCGCGTGTACTGGAATCGTTACGATCTCTACCATTTTATCGGTTTTTCCGATTCTTCTCTACTTAACTGTTGCATCAACCGGAGGCGCGAGGAAAAAGGTTTACGCATCAGTGGCCTCTCTCCTGACCTCACTTCTAATCGGGTTCGCGGGAAACGTTCTCAGAGTAATTTTAGTGATAATTGCTGTAAAGCTGATTGATCCAGAGACCGGTTTGACGCTATTTCACTATTCACCCTCTATAATATATGCGTCTGTGTCAGCAGCAACTGCTGTAGTCATCATCAGGAAAATCCTGGGGCCCAGGGTTTTTCAATTTAAAATTCCGCTTCATATAGAAGGAGTTAGCCCGCGAGTGATGATAGCCTCCCTTCTATTAGCAATGACTATATCTATCACATACATGGGCATCCTAAAGCACGTGGAGGCTGTGAGCACGTATCCAAATAACGAGGCAGAGATCTTAGTAGATAGCCTCAACGACCTTCTTAACAGTCCATCCAAATACCTCCTCAACTCTTCGGATGTGACCTTTGTCAAAGAGAGTTACGATGATTTTTTAACAAGGGTCTTAGGAGCTTTGAAAGTGTTCAGAATCACGTTTTTAGTAAACAAAAGCGTCACCTACACTGGATATATTGAAATAGTGGATACTCCGGCGCGGCTACATACTTGGCAGTTCTGCCTAACGTTACAAGGATTCAAGATTGTTGATTCCTGGACAAGAAGTATCGAGGGGGAGTCCATCAGTTTCATACGGGTATGGGATGGCGTAAATCATTACCTGCTCTCTTATGTTCTAAGAAAGGTGATGATTAAGGTGGAGGGTGAAAACATCCCAATATATTTCAGGCTATCCATCTTCGCGCCAATTCCTGCTTCGAATACCGATATCGTTGAAAACGAGGCGGTCAGGTTGTTTTCATCCTTATGGATTACTTCGGGAGGTAGTTCTCCGACAAAATTTGAAATGCTACATTACGCTACCCTGGCTTACTATGTAACAACGATAAGTGCGATCGCATACTTTTTAATAATGGTCACTTCTCTTATCATAAATACGTGGCGAAAGAGCCGCCGGTGA